One genomic region from Halococcus qingdaonensis encodes:
- a CDS encoding cytochrome P450, with protein MSTTPPGPKGLPVVGNSYHYAQDPLRFMTAVRDAYGDIAQFTLGPEQAYMLTNPDDIERVLVSDEDSYRKPQFQADTLGNLLGDGLLLSEGGTWKRERQRMQPAFLRSRLDDCAGLMAEYAAEMATGWDTGETIQVDIAMAKVTLKIITSAMMGVELDDAAIERVQESLQPVGDQFSPTIRGFLMPEWVPTREQREYRQSIDVLEDVLRDVLRDRQGPHADGPDMLSLLFDAQSESAEVDRELIRDEMMTMLLAGHDTTALALTYTWHLLARHPEVEARLHDELDTVLGGEPPTSETVRQLDYTDRVLSEAMRLYPPVYTLFRTAKRPVDLGGYRLPRGSLLMLPQWAIHRDPRWYDDPDTFDPDRWKPARRNERPSYSYFPFGAGPRSCIGKQLSLLEAKFIIGTVAQDYHLDLESTASFDFLPTLTLHPADPVEMSIRERQ; from the coding sequence ATGAGTACGACCCCTCCCGGACCGAAGGGATTGCCGGTGGTCGGCAACTCGTATCACTACGCTCAGGACCCGCTGCGGTTCATGACGGCGGTCCGGGATGCCTACGGCGACATCGCACAGTTCACGCTCGGGCCCGAGCAGGCGTACATGCTGACGAACCCGGACGACATCGAGCGCGTGCTCGTCAGCGACGAGGATTCCTACCGCAAACCCCAGTTCCAGGCGGACACGCTCGGGAACCTGCTCGGTGACGGCCTGTTGCTCAGCGAGGGTGGGACGTGGAAACGCGAGCGCCAGCGGATGCAGCCGGCGTTTCTCAGGAGCCGACTCGACGACTGTGCGGGGCTGATGGCCGAGTACGCCGCGGAGATGGCCACCGGGTGGGACACGGGCGAAACCATCCAGGTCGACATCGCGATGGCGAAAGTCACCCTCAAGATCATCACCAGCGCGATGATGGGCGTCGAGCTCGACGACGCGGCGATCGAGCGCGTCCAGGAGAGCCTTCAGCCGGTCGGCGATCAGTTCAGTCCGACGATCCGTGGCTTCTTGATGCCCGAATGGGTGCCGACGCGCGAACAGCGCGAGTACCGCCAGTCGATCGACGTTCTCGAAGACGTCCTTCGTGACGTTCTGCGCGACCGGCAGGGCCCACACGCCGACGGCCCGGACATGCTCTCGCTGCTGTTCGACGCACAGTCAGAGAGCGCCGAGGTCGATCGCGAGCTGATCCGCGACGAGATGATGACGATGCTGCTCGCGGGCCACGACACGACGGCGCTCGCGCTCACCTACACCTGGCATCTCCTCGCGCGCCATCCCGAGGTCGAGGCGCGACTCCACGACGAACTCGACACCGTGCTGGGCGGTGAGCCGCCGACGAGCGAGACGGTGCGACAGCTCGACTACACCGATCGCGTGCTCTCCGAGGCGATGCGGCTCTACCCGCCGGTGTACACCCTCTTTCGAACTGCGAAGCGCCCGGTCGATCTCGGTGGCTATCGCCTGCCGCGTGGCTCGCTGCTGATGCTCCCTCAGTGGGCCATCCACCGCGATCCGCGCTGGTACGACGATCCCGACACGTTCGACCCCGACCGCTGGAAACCCGCGCGCCGGAACGAGCGCCCGAGCTATTCGTACTTCCCGTTCGGTGCCGGCCCGCGGTCGTGTATCGGCAAACAGCTCTCGCTGCTCGAAGCGAAGTTCATCATCGGCACCGTCGCACAGGACTACCACCTCGACCTCGAATCGACCGCCTCGTTCGACTTCCTGCCGACGCTGACGCTCCATCCCGCCGATCCGGTCGAAATGTCGATCCGCGAGCGTCAGTAG
- a CDS encoding methionine synthase — protein sequence MSRGQFRPADHPNEHFILTTVVGSYPKPKWLDRVRELHDDPEGEFDESQWEEATDDAARLITHEHERAGLDAVVDGEMRRNEMVEFFADRIEGYEFNGPVKVWGHNYFDKPSVVNDVEYDDSWLVSEFEFTDGVADRPVKVPITGPYTLASWSFNEAYEDDRELALALADLVNEEIQKLVDAGARYIQIDEPALATTPDDHAIVGEALDRIVADLPEEVRIGLHVCYGDYSRIYPEILEFPIDEFDVELANGDYEQLDVFTEPEFDLDLALGVTDVHVAEVESVATIKANIQKGLEIVPPERLTVSPDCGVKLLPRDVAYGKMENMVTAAREVERELDAGEIEVGAAVADD from the coding sequence ATGAGCCGCGGGCAGTTCCGGCCAGCCGACCACCCGAACGAACACTTCATCCTCACCACCGTCGTGGGGAGCTACCCGAAACCGAAGTGGCTCGATCGCGTGCGCGAACTCCACGACGATCCCGAGGGCGAGTTCGACGAGAGCCAATGGGAGGAGGCGACCGACGACGCCGCCCGCCTCATCACCCACGAGCACGAGCGCGCGGGGCTCGACGCCGTCGTCGACGGCGAGATGAGACGGAATGAGATGGTCGAGTTCTTCGCCGATCGCATCGAGGGCTACGAGTTCAATGGACCAGTCAAGGTCTGGGGCCACAACTACTTCGACAAACCCTCGGTCGTGAACGACGTCGAGTACGACGACTCCTGGCTCGTTTCGGAGTTCGAGTTCACCGACGGCGTGGCCGATCGCCCGGTGAAGGTGCCGATCACCGGGCCCTACACGCTCGCCAGCTGGAGTTTCAACGAAGCCTACGAGGACGATCGCGAGCTCGCGCTCGCGCTCGCGGATCTCGTCAACGAGGAGATCCAGAAGCTGGTCGACGCCGGCGCGCGCTACATTCAGATCGACGAGCCCGCCCTCGCCACGACGCCCGACGATCACGCGATCGTCGGCGAGGCGCTCGACCGCATCGTCGCCGACCTCCCCGAGGAGGTACGGATCGGCCTGCACGTCTGCTACGGCGACTACTCGCGGATCTACCCCGAGATCCTGGAGTTCCCGATCGACGAGTTCGACGTCGAACTCGCCAACGGCGACTACGAGCAGCTCGACGTGTTCACGGAGCCGGAGTTCGACCTCGATCTCGCGCTCGGCGTCACCGACGTCCACGTCGCCGAGGTCGAATCGGTCGCCACGATCAAGGCGAACATCCAGAAGGGCCTGGAGATCGTCCCGCCCGAGCGACTGACGGTGAGCCCCGACTGCGGGGTGAAGCTCCTCCCGCGGGACGTGGCCTATGGCAAGATGGAGAACATGGTCACGGCCGCTCGCGAGGTCGAGCGCGAGCTCGACGCCGGCGAGATCGAAGTCGGTGCGGCGGTCGCCGACGACTGA
- a CDS encoding 5-methyltetrahydropteroyltriglutamate--homocysteine methyltransferase, with protein sequence MTEFVATTPGVFPLPDWAKDQLGSLKGHQKEDLVDGSEGTEITDVYGETRATVADWQATAGLDRVVEGQLRWDDMLAHPLCVHDAVETRGIVRYYDNNNFYREPVVSGELTFDGDLADDLDALAELAPDAPTQAVVPGPYTLSELATDEFYGDEAAFLDGIANFLAGEVRAFSDVETVFVLEPSLVTNPPSDGEDEHASEAIDRVADATDADVVVQTYWGALTEKVHAHLLDADVDAVGYDFVSNHEDNLYNINEYGTKEGIALGLADGQNTLVEEPEKIAERVAWVDEQTPGAEFETMYVTTNTELFYLPVSRCVEKLEALAAGAARAAEVAQ encoded by the coding sequence ATGACGGAATTCGTCGCGACGACGCCCGGCGTGTTTCCGCTGCCCGACTGGGCGAAGGACCAGTTGGGGAGCCTGAAGGGCCACCAGAAGGAGGACCTCGTCGACGGCAGCGAGGGGACCGAGATCACGGACGTCTACGGGGAGACCCGGGCGACCGTCGCCGACTGGCAGGCGACCGCCGGACTCGACAGGGTCGTGGAAGGGCAGCTCCGCTGGGACGACATGCTCGCCCACCCGCTCTGCGTCCACGATGCCGTCGAGACAAGGGGTATCGTCCGCTACTACGACAACAACAACTTCTATCGGGAGCCGGTCGTCTCCGGCGAACTCACCTTCGACGGCGATCTCGCCGACGATCTCGACGCGCTTGCCGAGCTCGCTCCCGACGCGCCGACGCAGGCGGTCGTTCCCGGTCCGTACACGCTCTCGGAACTCGCGACCGACGAGTTCTACGGCGACGAGGCGGCGTTCCTCGATGGCATCGCGAACTTCCTCGCGGGCGAGGTGCGAGCGTTTTCCGATGTCGAGACCGTCTTCGTCCTGGAACCGTCACTCGTGACGAACCCGCCGAGCGATGGTGAGGACGAGCACGCGAGCGAGGCCATCGACCGCGTGGCCGACGCGACCGACGCCGACGTCGTGGTCCAGACCTACTGGGGCGCGCTCACCGAGAAGGTCCACGCCCACCTGCTCGACGCGGACGTCGACGCCGTGGGCTACGACTTCGTCTCGAATCACGAGGACAACCTCTACAACATCAACGAATACGGAACGAAGGAGGGGATCGCGCTCGGGCTGGCCGACGGCCAGAACACGCTGGTCGAAGAGCCCGAGAAGATCGCCGAGCGTGTCGCGTGGGTCGACGAGCAGACGCCCGGTGCGGAGTTCGAAACCATGTACGTCACCACCAACACCGAACTGTTCTACCTGCCGGTGAGTCGCTGTGTCGAGAAGCTTGAAGCGCTGGCTGCGGGCGCTGCCCGCGCCGCGGAGGTGGCCCAATGA
- a CDS encoding DUF6517 family protein, with the protein MRRLRLALALVVLVVVSGCTLPGGQLTAEANPVAVGNDTLDRTGYALDDSATIALNETVGIDGEDRTVGVKNHIETYAHGDHAGRFAVFSTPSPEANGTPINPFAKPSERRDVGRMLGEVNNTSALTVENRQNVTLVGQPTELVTYATTNRSANGTTPVYVHVAVVQNDGDAVVAVGVNPQSVDAADATKRLVEGVEYGKQHEG; encoded by the coding sequence ATGCGCCGTCTCCGTCTCGCGCTTGCGCTGGTCGTTCTCGTCGTGGTGAGCGGCTGTACGCTCCCCGGTGGTCAGCTCACCGCCGAGGCGAACCCCGTTGCGGTCGGGAACGACACCCTCGATCGGACGGGCTACGCGCTCGACGACAGCGCCACGATCGCGCTCAACGAGACGGTCGGGATCGATGGCGAGGACCGTACAGTCGGTGTGAAAAACCACATCGAGACGTACGCACACGGCGATCACGCGGGGCGATTCGCCGTCTTCAGTACGCCGAGCCCCGAGGCGAACGGAACACCGATAAACCCGTTCGCGAAGCCGTCCGAGCGCCGCGACGTGGGTCGGATGCTCGGCGAGGTGAACAACACGAGCGCGCTGACGGTCGAAAACCGCCAGAACGTCACGCTGGTCGGCCAGCCGACGGAGCTGGTGACGTACGCGACGACCAACCGCTCCGCCAACGGGACGACACCGGTGTACGTCCACGTCGCAGTCGTCCAGAACGACGGTGATGCGGTGGTCGCCGTCGGCGTCAATCCGCAGTCGGTCGATGCCGCCGATGCGACGAAACGGTTAGTCGAAGGCGTCGAATATGGGAAACAGCATGAAGGGTGA